Proteins encoded within one genomic window of Couchioplanes caeruleus:
- a CDS encoding aldehyde dehydrogenase family protein — protein sequence MVLSIKSRRDEVGLTAGELLIGDAWRPAADGRTWTHAHPATGEQVGEFAVAAAADVDAAVRSARRAFDEGPWPRSRAKERIRVLHRIAELIRSHAGELDTLLALDNGMPLTFGQAYAMSTECVADVFDHHAGWVDKLGGETLPAYQGGEHAVLTLREPVGVVAAVVPWNAPLLLAAQKLAPALAAGCTVVLKPSEFATFALLRLSRLIEEAGLPPGVLNVVTGPGETTGDALINHPLIDKITFTGSRTVGRRVMAAAAEGTKRVSLELGGKSPSIVFPDAEVYAAATVTMGTVTLGLSGQACVAQSRALVHRDVYDEFLAIAEGMAGLVTYGDPFDPGTTAAPMINERHLHRVLGYIERGQQEGARLVCGGDRPDGELAAGNFVNPAVFADVSNDATIAREEIFGPVLAVVPFADEDEAVRLANDTSYGLSATVWTGDVKRAWRMTRAVRAGTVGINGYQLEPHVAFGGFGRSGLGREGGRGSIEAYTEVKTVLLPTTDELM from the coding sequence ATGGTTCTCTCGATCAAGTCGAGGCGGGACGAGGTCGGCCTGACCGCCGGCGAGCTGCTCATCGGGGACGCGTGGCGCCCGGCCGCCGACGGTCGTACGTGGACCCATGCGCACCCGGCGACGGGGGAGCAGGTCGGCGAGTTCGCGGTGGCCGCCGCCGCCGATGTCGACGCCGCCGTGCGCAGCGCCCGCCGCGCGTTCGACGAGGGACCGTGGCCCCGCTCCCGCGCCAAGGAGCGGATCCGGGTGCTGCACCGCATCGCCGAGCTGATCCGCTCACACGCCGGCGAGCTGGACACCCTGCTGGCGCTCGACAACGGCATGCCGCTCACCTTCGGCCAGGCATACGCGATGTCGACCGAGTGCGTGGCCGACGTCTTCGACCACCACGCGGGCTGGGTCGACAAGCTGGGTGGCGAGACGCTTCCGGCCTATCAGGGCGGTGAGCACGCCGTGCTGACCCTGCGCGAACCGGTCGGCGTGGTGGCCGCCGTGGTGCCGTGGAACGCGCCGCTGCTGCTGGCCGCGCAGAAGCTGGCGCCGGCGCTGGCGGCCGGCTGCACGGTGGTGCTCAAGCCGTCGGAGTTCGCGACGTTCGCCCTGCTGCGGCTCTCCCGGCTGATCGAGGAGGCCGGCCTCCCTCCGGGCGTGCTGAACGTGGTGACGGGCCCGGGCGAGACGACCGGCGACGCGCTGATCAACCACCCGCTCATCGACAAGATCACCTTCACCGGCAGCCGGACCGTGGGCCGCCGGGTGATGGCCGCCGCGGCGGAGGGCACCAAGCGGGTCAGCCTAGAGCTCGGCGGCAAGAGCCCGTCGATCGTCTTCCCCGACGCCGAGGTGTACGCGGCCGCGACGGTCACCATGGGCACGGTCACGCTGGGCCTCTCCGGTCAGGCGTGCGTGGCGCAGAGCCGGGCCCTGGTCCACCGCGACGTCTACGACGAGTTCCTGGCGATCGCCGAGGGGATGGCGGGCCTGGTCACCTACGGCGACCCCTTCGACCCGGGCACCACCGCGGCGCCGATGATCAACGAGCGCCACCTGCACCGCGTCCTCGGCTACATCGAGCGCGGGCAGCAGGAGGGCGCCCGGCTGGTCTGCGGCGGGGACCGGCCCGACGGCGAGCTGGCCGCCGGCAACTTCGTGAACCCCGCGGTCTTCGCCGACGTCAGCAACGACGCCACCATCGCGCGGGAGGAGATCTTCGGCCCGGTGCTGGCCGTGGTGCCGTTCGCCGACGAGGACGAGGCCGTCCGGCTCGCCAACGACACGTCCTACGGTCTGTCCGCCACGGTGTGGACCGGCGACGTCAAGCGGGCCTGGCGAATGACCCGCGCGGTCCGGGCCGGCACGGTGGGGATCAACGGCTACCAGCTCGAGCCGCACGTGGCCTTCGGCGGGTTCGGCCGGTCCGGGCTCGGCAGGGAGGGCGGCCGGGGCTCCATCGAGGCCTACACCGAGGTGAAGACCGTGCTGCTGCCCACCACCGACGAGCTCATGTGA
- a CDS encoding enoyl-CoA hydratase family protein has product MGVHLHSGTVTEVVFDFPPVNALPAAGWTELAEALATAGAEPDTRVVVLAAEGRGFCAGVDIKEMQRSPGHEALLAANRGCAAAFAAVYECPVPVIAAVQGFCLGGGVGLVGNADLIVAADDAVIGLPEVDRGALGAATHLSRLVPPQLMRTMVYTCRTVSAHDLHRYGTVLSVVPAAELRKAAREVAEEIAAKDPVVIRRAKEALNGIDPVDVKRSYRFEQGFTFELNLSGAGDRARQRFVEGR; this is encoded by the coding sequence GTGGGCGTACACCTGCACTCCGGAACCGTCACCGAGGTGGTCTTCGACTTCCCGCCGGTCAACGCGCTGCCGGCGGCCGGCTGGACGGAGCTCGCCGAGGCCCTCGCCACGGCCGGCGCCGAGCCGGACACCCGCGTGGTGGTCCTGGCGGCCGAGGGCCGCGGCTTCTGCGCCGGCGTGGACATCAAAGAGATGCAACGCTCCCCGGGGCATGAGGCGCTGCTGGCCGCCAACCGGGGCTGCGCCGCGGCGTTCGCCGCGGTGTACGAGTGCCCGGTCCCGGTGATCGCCGCGGTGCAGGGCTTCTGCCTCGGCGGCGGCGTCGGCCTGGTGGGCAACGCCGACCTGATCGTGGCGGCCGATGACGCCGTCATCGGCCTGCCCGAGGTGGACCGGGGCGCGCTCGGCGCGGCCACCCACCTGTCCCGGCTGGTGCCGCCCCAGCTCATGCGGACGATGGTCTACACGTGCCGCACGGTGTCCGCCCACGATCTGCACCGGTACGGCACGGTGCTCTCGGTGGTGCCCGCCGCCGAGCTGCGCAAGGCGGCCCGCGAGGTGGCCGAGGAGATCGCGGCCAAGGACCCGGTGGTGATCCGACGGGCCAAGGAGGCCCTCAACGGCATCGATCCGGTCGACGTCAAGCGGTCGTACCGGTTCGAGCAGGGCTTCACCTTCGAGCTGAACCTGAGCGGCGCCGGCGACCGCGCCCGGCAGCGCTTCGTCGAGGGGCGGTGA
- a CDS encoding SDR family oxidoreductase, whose amino-acid sequence MDPLDLAGRCVVVTGGTRGIGAAIATAFLAAGARVLVCGRHEPTELPRSGEGTAEFVRADVRDSEQAAALIAAAVKRFGGVDVLVNNAGGAPPAPADSASPRLHAKILELNLLAPLHVSQAACPVMREQSGGGLILMVGSVSGARPSPGAAAYGAAKAGLHHLATSLAMEWAPKVRVNTLVVGPVDTAAGPLVDPEAVARTVPLGRAATPAEVAGACLLLASPLAGYVSGSALAVHGGGEWPGYLADPRAAAYPPQK is encoded by the coding sequence ATGGACCCCCTGGACCTCGCCGGTCGTTGCGTGGTCGTCACCGGTGGGACGCGGGGCATCGGGGCCGCGATCGCCACCGCCTTCCTGGCCGCCGGCGCCCGGGTGCTGGTCTGCGGGCGCCACGAACCCACCGAGCTGCCGCGGTCGGGCGAGGGGACGGCCGAGTTCGTGCGGGCCGACGTTCGTGACTCGGAGCAGGCCGCCGCGCTCATCGCCGCGGCGGTCAAGCGGTTCGGCGGCGTCGACGTGCTGGTGAACAACGCCGGGGGAGCGCCGCCCGCCCCGGCGGACTCCGCCTCGCCCCGGCTGCACGCGAAGATCCTCGAGCTCAACCTGCTCGCGCCGTTGCACGTCTCGCAGGCGGCCTGCCCCGTCATGCGGGAACAGTCCGGCGGCGGGCTCATCCTCATGGTGGGCAGCGTGAGCGGGGCGCGCCCGTCGCCCGGCGCCGCCGCGTACGGCGCGGCCAAGGCCGGGCTGCACCATCTCGCGACGAGCCTGGCCATGGAGTGGGCCCCGAAGGTGCGGGTGAACACCCTGGTCGTCGGTCCGGTCGACACCGCGGCGGGGCCGCTGGTGGACCCGGAGGCGGTGGCGCGCACCGTGCCGCTGGGCCGCGCCGCGACGCCCGCCGAGGTCGCCGGCGCCTGCCTGCTGCTCGCCTCGCCGCTGGCCGGCTATGTGAGCGGCTCCGCGCTGGCCGTGCACGGCGGCGGCGAATGGCCCGGGTATCTGGCAGACCCGCGGGCCGCGGCGTACCCTCCGCAGAAGTAG